Below is a genomic region from Actinoallomurus bryophytorum.
GAGGGACTGTGCCGACGCCACGCCTGAAGTCATGCGGCCCGATGATCTCGCGGTCAACGGCCGAGGGATGTTCCTGGTAGATGCTCTCTCAAAAGAGTGGGGAATCCGACCCGAAAGAGGAGGAGGCAAGACCGTATGGGCCCGAATATCGCGCTGACCGCCGGCGGTACGCCGACGTCCTCGGCAACGCCCTCCTCAGGCCCAAAGAGGCGGCAGCCATTCTTGGCATAACCGTCACTACCCTCGCACGGCTGGCGCGTGACGGGGAACTGCCGTCCGCCCTGACACTGGGCGGCCACCGCCGTTACCGGCCCGCCGACGTACGCGCACTGTTCGACGAGAAGGACGCCCGCGATCCCGCCCGCACCGCGATGGAGGAGGACGCGGTACGCCTGTACGACGAGGGATGGTCCATTCGCCAGGTCGCGAGCCGTTTCGCGTGCGACTACGGCGCGATGCGCCGCATTCTTGCCAGGCGGACCGCCTTGAGAGACCGCGGGGGCGCGGAGAACGGCCGGCCCGATCGCCGATAGGTCACGGACCATCGAAGGG
It encodes:
- a CDS encoding helix-turn-helix domain-containing protein, whose protein sequence is MLSQKSGESDPKEEEARPYGPEYRADRRRYADVLGNALLRPKEAAAILGITVTTLARLARDGELPSALTLGGHRRYRPADVRALFDEKDARDPARTAMEEDAVRLYDEGWSIRQVASRFACDYGAMRRILARRTALRDRGGAENGRPDRR